The Hahella sp. HNIBRBA332 genome window below encodes:
- a CDS encoding flagellar biosynthetic protein FliR produces MHFTIDLSWAWAWWLLSIRLALVVMASPFDMFGRLPGRIRFFLVCALALLMVRFSPTAGAQLPSSIVEMALACANELVLGLAMALGLHAAFTVFQISGRLIDFQSGFGAANIMNPATNSAEPLMGTILLFFATFVFFSMDAHHMVIKGLAYSVAQVPPGSGLARMDFNGAMKQVGLMFSFAMVLAAPVLAVLFLLDVGVAVMARTMPQMNVYFLFLPLKVALGIIVTALSLKYLTPLIGEVFISIFRYWSGMLTVI; encoded by the coding sequence ATGCACTTCACCATTGATCTCTCTTGGGCATGGGCCTGGTGGCTCCTGTCCATACGGCTGGCGTTAGTGGTGATGGCTTCTCCTTTTGATATGTTTGGACGTTTACCTGGGCGTATCAGGTTTTTCCTGGTTTGCGCCCTGGCTTTGTTGATGGTGCGTTTCTCGCCGACTGCGGGTGCGCAACTGCCATCTTCAATAGTCGAGATGGCGTTAGCCTGTGCGAATGAGTTGGTACTGGGATTGGCGATGGCTTTAGGTCTTCATGCCGCCTTTACCGTCTTTCAGATATCTGGCAGGCTGATTGACTTTCAGTCAGGCTTCGGCGCGGCGAATATAATGAATCCCGCAACAAACTCGGCGGAGCCGTTGATGGGAACAATATTGCTGTTTTTCGCCACCTTCGTTTTTTTTAGCATGGATGCGCATCACATGGTGATTAAAGGGCTTGCGTATAGTGTCGCCCAAGTACCACCGGGCTCTGGTTTAGCAAGAATGGATTTTAATGGCGCTATGAAGCAGGTGGGACTGATGTTCTCATTCGCCATGGTGCTCGCGGCACCTGTTTTGGCGGTGCTGTTTTTGTTGGATGTGGGTGTAGCAGTCATGGCGAGGACGATGCCGCAAATGAACGTTTACTTTCTCTTTCTGCCATTAAAAGTGGCGTTAGGGATTATAGTGACGGCGCTTTCACTCAAATACCTGACTCCATTAATTGGAGAAGTGTTTATTTCTATATTCCGCTACTGGAGCGGAATGCTGACAGTCATCTGA
- a CDS encoding flagellar basal body P-ring protein FlgI encodes MSLFIRRLYWSLALICFVVAQTASASSVRLKELARIEGVRENSLFGYGLVVGLAGTGDTHRSKATLQSIANTLQQFGISLNSDEIASRNVAAVTLTAKLPPFANSGDMIDVNVSSMGDARSLVGGTLLLAPLKAVNGKIYAVAQGQVSVGGFSYDLNGNVVQKNHPTVGVIPSGASVERGLSTDLVGEDGYINVILNQPDFTTASRIKNAINKTLGSGKARAVHAGKVSVLAPVGEYDLVDYLTRIENAVIEPDRVATVVVNERTGTVVAGGDVTIDNVTISHGNIKVVISTDYQVSQPIFVRETGRGVSTVVTPDTSIDVEESVAEPVRLSSGASIADLVTALRQIKTSTRDVITILQLIKTAGALHAQLVIQ; translated from the coding sequence ATGAGTCTCTTTATTAGACGACTTTATTGGTCGCTGGCGTTGATATGTTTTGTCGTAGCGCAAACAGCCAGCGCCTCATCTGTGCGCCTGAAAGAGTTGGCTCGAATCGAGGGTGTGAGAGAAAACTCATTGTTTGGTTATGGACTGGTCGTCGGACTGGCGGGCACGGGCGATACCCACAGAAGTAAGGCGACCTTGCAAAGTATCGCAAATACCCTTCAACAATTTGGCATTAGTCTGAATTCTGACGAAATCGCCAGCCGCAACGTCGCGGCGGTGACATTGACGGCCAAGCTACCCCCTTTTGCAAACAGCGGCGATATGATTGACGTGAATGTTTCGTCTATGGGAGACGCCAGAAGCCTGGTTGGCGGAACGCTGTTGCTGGCTCCGCTAAAAGCGGTGAACGGTAAGATCTATGCGGTTGCGCAAGGTCAGGTTTCCGTGGGTGGCTTCAGTTACGATCTGAATGGCAACGTAGTGCAGAAGAACCACCCTACCGTTGGCGTTATTCCCTCTGGCGCTTCAGTGGAGAGAGGACTCTCGACAGACTTGGTCGGGGAGGATGGGTATATCAATGTCATATTGAATCAGCCGGATTTTACAACTGCCAGCCGTATCAAGAACGCCATTAATAAGACTTTAGGTTCTGGCAAAGCAAGGGCCGTTCATGCTGGTAAGGTCTCGGTTTTGGCCCCGGTTGGCGAATATGATCTTGTTGACTACTTGACCCGGATTGAAAATGCGGTCATTGAGCCTGACCGAGTCGCCACGGTAGTGGTCAACGAACGAACAGGGACTGTGGTGGCGGGCGGCGATGTCACCATCGACAACGTCACTATTTCCCACGGCAATATCAAAGTGGTGATTTCCACTGACTATCAAGTGTCGCAGCCAATATTTGTAAGAGAAACTGGTAGAGGGGTTTCGACAGTGGTCACGCCGGATACATCAATTGATGTTGAAGAGTCTGTTGCGGAGCCTGTTCGCTTATCTTCCGGCGCCTCAATTGCGGATCTTGTGACGGCGTTGCGGCAGATTAAGACCAGTACTCGAGACGTCATTACGATACTGCAACTGATAAAAACGGCCGGCGCACTCCATGCGCAGCTAGTCATTCAATAA
- a CDS encoding flagellar basal body L-ring protein FlgH, which produces MKWLIRAFCLLSVLGLPNLVLAESLFDEASFRPLTSDKKAYRVGDNLTVLIVEVSKAGASSDSKVNQSLEASGSFGQTNRTEVGSLELGLGRNSGASTQREGELRARVSVDVIDKDDVGRLLISGEQKITVNGEKQTIKLTGWVREEDITAQNTILSTRISDAQIEYNGKGILGDSDDRGFIHWFLTKVGLI; this is translated from the coding sequence GTGAAGTGGTTAATACGAGCATTTTGTTTGTTAAGCGTGCTAGGGCTGCCGAACCTGGTACTTGCCGAGAGTCTGTTTGATGAGGCCAGCTTCCGGCCTTTGACGTCAGATAAGAAAGCCTACCGGGTAGGCGATAACCTGACGGTTCTGATTGTAGAAGTATCTAAAGCCGGCGCGAGCAGCGACTCGAAGGTTAATCAGTCATTAGAGGCTTCCGGTTCATTTGGGCAAACCAATCGTACGGAAGTGGGCAGCCTTGAACTTGGACTAGGTAGAAACAGCGGCGCCAGCACGCAACGTGAAGGTGAGTTGCGAGCCCGCGTCAGTGTTGATGTTATCGATAAGGACGATGTGGGCAGACTGCTGATCTCTGGCGAGCAGAAAATTACGGTTAACGGCGAAAAACAGACGATTAAGTTAACCGGCTGGGTAAGGGAAGAGGACATCACAGCGCAAAATACGATTCTCTCAACCAGAATTTCCGACGCGCAAATCGAATACAACGGAAAAGGCATCTTAGGAGATTCCGATGATAGAGGCTTTATTCACTGGTTCCTTACCAAGGTGGGCTTGATATGA
- the flgG gene encoding flagellar basal-body rod protein FlgG gives MIDALYVAETGLQAGQKQIETISNNMANLNTIAYKKSRVAFGDLISRQPATSAAGRKGVNSVGMGTKVAEVTMQFDSGDLKVTENQLDLAIRGDGFFEVMLENGEYGYTRNGALKIDEDGYLSTLTGLRLSDQIQIPPDAAKMQISTDGVVKVLIGEDVLEVGEIQLAKFINDQALESAGQGLYIPADDAGAPLYSQAGSNGLGMIQQGFLESSNVDLVKELVELVTAQRGYQANSHVIRAADEIMQITNDLRG, from the coding sequence ATGATTGATGCGTTGTATGTGGCTGAAACTGGTTTACAAGCCGGACAGAAGCAGATTGAAACCATCTCAAATAATATGGCGAACCTTAACACCATCGCATACAAGAAAAGTCGGGTGGCGTTTGGCGACTTGATCAGTCGTCAGCCCGCAACGTCGGCGGCAGGAAGAAAAGGGGTTAACTCCGTCGGAATGGGGACAAAGGTCGCTGAAGTCACCATGCAATTTGACTCTGGAGACCTGAAAGTCACTGAGAATCAACTGGATCTGGCGATACGTGGAGACGGTTTCTTTGAGGTTATGCTGGAAAACGGCGAGTACGGCTATACCCGAAACGGCGCGCTCAAGATCGATGAGGACGGCTATCTGTCAACGCTTACCGGGTTGCGTCTATCTGATCAGATTCAGATTCCGCCCGATGCAGCCAAAATGCAGATTTCCACCGACGGCGTGGTGAAGGTACTGATCGGCGAGGACGTTCTTGAAGTTGGCGAAATACAGCTGGCCAAGTTCATCAATGATCAGGCTTTGGAATCTGCTGGACAAGGGCTGTACATTCCGGCGGATGATGCGGGAGCCCCTCTTTATTCGCAAGCGGGCTCCAATGGGCTGGGAATGATTCAACAAGGGTTTCTGGAAAGTTCGAACGTTGATCTGGTGAAAGAGTTGGTGGAGCTGGTGACCGCTCAGCGGGGCTATCAAGCTAATTCTCATGTCATCAGAGCGGCGGATGAAATCATGCAGATTACAAACGACCTTCGTGGTTAA
- a CDS encoding flagellar hook basal-body protein, which yields MADVVSAIQLTLNADLERLRTISQNLSNQGAPAYKRDQLIVDKFQTAFMNEAKLEPDLTLQKDFTQGAFKMTGNALDIALDGEGFLMASSGDKTLFTRKGQLRLNPDGYLGLVTGERVLGRSGPVALSDTDFEVQPDGSIVQDGVVLDKLAIAVFQNPEQLSYAGEGLFENPSMQASTEASDTQVMQSYLEMSNVNTMEEIVRLVELTRHYQLSHNVLKAYDGSIDSAISTLGKF from the coding sequence ATGGCTGACGTAGTAAGTGCAATTCAGCTTACCTTGAACGCTGATTTGGAACGTTTACGGACTATTAGTCAGAACTTATCTAATCAAGGCGCTCCAGCATATAAGCGTGACCAATTGATCGTGGATAAGTTTCAAACTGCATTTATGAATGAGGCAAAACTAGAGCCAGATTTGACGCTGCAGAAAGACTTCACTCAGGGCGCTTTCAAGATGACAGGTAACGCCTTGGACATCGCTTTGGATGGAGAGGGTTTTCTTATGGCCTCTTCCGGCGATAAAACGCTTTTCACTCGGAAGGGGCAACTGCGTCTGAACCCAGACGGCTATCTGGGGCTGGTCACGGGGGAGAGAGTGTTAGGACGTAGCGGACCTGTTGCGCTGAGTGATACTGATTTTGAAGTGCAGCCAGACGGGTCAATCGTTCAGGACGGCGTTGTATTGGACAAGCTGGCGATAGCTGTATTTCAGAACCCCGAGCAGCTGAGCTACGCCGGCGAGGGGCTTTTCGAAAATCCATCTATGCAGGCTTCAACAGAGGCGTCAGATACCCAGGTTATGCAGTCTTATTTGGAAATGTCCAACGTCAATACAATGGAAGAGATCGTAAGACTGGTTGAGCTCACACGTCATTATCAGTTGTCGCACAATGTGCTGAAAGCCTATGACGGCTCAATAGACAGCGCCATTAGCACTTTAGGAAAATTTTAG
- the fliQ gene encoding flagellar biosynthesis protein FliQ, producing the protein MNADLAMMLTEDMLWTAVLVAAPILIVSLIVGLIISILQVVTQIQEMTLTFVPKIGAVVAIIFVMGSWMLATLTLYAKNVIGNIPAYF; encoded by the coding sequence ATGAACGCTGATCTGGCGATGATGCTTACCGAAGACATGTTATGGACGGCAGTTTTGGTCGCTGCGCCTATTTTAATAGTCAGTCTGATCGTAGGGTTGATTATCAGCATATTGCAGGTAGTCACCCAGATACAGGAAATGACGCTAACGTTTGTACCGAAAATTGGCGCTGTCGTGGCGATCATATTTGTTATGGGGTCATGGATGCTGGCGACACTGACCCTTTACGCAAAAAACGTAATCGGGAATATACCGGCATACTTTTAG
- the flgA gene encoding flagellar basal body P-ring formation chaperone FlgA produces the protein MQVELSRLGAVRLDPAQDENMLPTIQLSSRQLSAESISKTEIQKQLTHWSSNVSMPSWRLEGPDHIQLKVAAEKIDLDALDEKAGAYLKRWLVEAGFQEVEVTPVSGRKRNILVSKQIAGIQIRPLEVGVLSRRICVWADIVDVSGAVLNSAPVWFDVSAMGEVWTPSVDADKGRLVGSHPLKRELIDVAAAGIEPASRRDFEGKEFSKRVGAGQPITKDMLRAVPEVKNGDIVSVEVRVGTVYLRSRAEAMHDAYVGDRVKLKSVSSGETMLGVVLSAGRVWIGS, from the coding sequence ATGCAAGTCGAGTTAAGTCGTCTCGGGGCGGTACGATTGGACCCGGCTCAGGATGAAAATATGCTGCCGACTATTCAGCTTTCATCGCGTCAGCTTAGTGCTGAGTCTATTTCCAAAACGGAAATACAAAAGCAGCTTACGCATTGGAGTTCTAATGTAAGCATGCCCTCCTGGAGATTGGAGGGACCGGATCATATCCAGCTTAAGGTTGCGGCTGAAAAGATCGACCTGGATGCGCTAGATGAAAAAGCTGGCGCTTATTTAAAGCGTTGGCTTGTCGAAGCTGGTTTTCAAGAGGTTGAGGTAACCCCGGTAAGCGGCAGGAAAAGAAACATTCTGGTTTCTAAACAGATAGCGGGAATACAAATTCGTCCCCTGGAAGTGGGTGTTTTGTCTCGCCGCATATGCGTTTGGGCGGATATCGTCGATGTTTCCGGCGCAGTACTTAATAGTGCGCCAGTGTGGTTTGACGTATCAGCTATGGGGGAAGTTTGGACGCCCTCGGTAGACGCGGATAAAGGGAGGCTGGTGGGCTCTCATCCCTTGAAGAGAGAGCTGATTGATGTCGCTGCGGCGGGTATTGAACCTGCATCGAGAAGGGACTTCGAAGGTAAAGAGTTCTCAAAACGGGTCGGGGCGGGCCAGCCAATTACCAAGGATATGCTTCGGGCAGTTCCGGAAGTTAAAAACGGCGATATTGTCTCTGTTGAGGTGCGTGTTGGCACGGTGTATCTGCGCAGTCGAGCTGAGGCCATGCATGACGCTTACGTGGGCGATCGAGTCAAATTAAAGTCGGTTAGCAGTGGAGAAACCATGTTGGGCGTGGTTCTGTCAGCTGGTCGAGTGTGGATAGGAAGTTAA
- the flhB gene encoding flagellar biosynthesis protein FlhB translates to MAESQPDKSEKTEPPSPFKLQEAKKKGSVAKSQEVNHVFALAAGALLLWSVSQDLATRFFSLCQKLFVDAASVDFDVMTVRAWGVWIISEIGWILSPLLVVMMVIGVLCSMAQTGPVFSFHPIKPDIKRINPIAGFKRLFSIKILFELVKNLIKLALLGSVLYWALAGLMPDLFGLTAKSAATALPAFTGYAAGIIFKLTAALLLIAVIDMLFTRWEFMRNMRMTKKEVKDEIKRREGDPHIRAKRKELERELRKRSGSAASVPEADLIITNPEHYAVVVKYDAKKMAAPTVTGKGMDAMAKHLRDIARQHQVPIIQDPPLARYLFKKTEIGSMIPEDAFVGVARALRRAYQIKRERQGRDQFSVKRAAT, encoded by the coding sequence ATGGCAGAGTCGCAACCGGATAAGTCTGAAAAGACCGAACCCCCTTCGCCCTTTAAACTCCAAGAGGCGAAGAAGAAAGGCAGTGTGGCGAAGAGTCAGGAAGTCAATCATGTCTTCGCTCTCGCCGCCGGTGCGCTGCTATTGTGGTCAGTATCGCAGGATCTCGCCACGCGTTTCTTCAGCTTGTGTCAAAAGCTATTTGTAGATGCGGCGTCTGTTGACTTTGACGTTATGACGGTCAGAGCCTGGGGCGTCTGGATTATCTCGGAGATAGGCTGGATATTGAGTCCGTTGCTGGTTGTAATGATGGTTATCGGTGTGTTGTGCTCAATGGCTCAAACAGGGCCAGTATTTTCTTTCCATCCAATCAAACCTGACATTAAACGAATCAATCCAATCGCAGGCTTTAAGCGCTTGTTCTCCATCAAAATATTGTTTGAGCTAGTGAAGAACCTGATAAAGCTTGCTTTGCTGGGGAGTGTTTTGTACTGGGCTTTGGCTGGCCTGATGCCAGATCTCTTCGGGTTAACCGCCAAGTCGGCGGCGACAGCGTTGCCGGCATTCACTGGATATGCTGCGGGTATTATTTTCAAACTGACGGCCGCGCTCTTGTTGATCGCAGTCATTGATATGTTGTTCACTCGCTGGGAGTTTATGCGCAACATGCGCATGACCAAGAAAGAAGTTAAAGACGAGATTAAAAGGCGCGAGGGAGACCCTCACATAAGGGCGAAAAGAAAGGAACTGGAAAGGGAGCTGCGAAAACGAAGTGGCTCCGCAGCCAGTGTTCCTGAGGCGGACCTGATTATCACTAACCCGGAACACTACGCAGTGGTTGTAAAGTATGACGCAAAAAAAATGGCTGCGCCGACAGTGACTGGGAAAGGGATGGACGCCATGGCGAAACATCTACGGGACATAGCGCGCCAGCATCAGGTGCCCATTATTCAGGATCCGCCGCTGGCCCGTTATTTATTCAAGAAAACTGAGATTGGCTCGATGATTCCAGAGGATGCGTTTGTGGGGGTGGCAAGAGCTTTACGCCGCGCTTATCAAATCAAAAGAGAACGGCAGGGGAGAGATCAGTTTAGCGTGAAAAGGGCCGCCACATGA
- a CDS encoding tetratricopeptide repeat protein — MSVSDLAEKIARLKRFLEQDENNLNLLLDLGRALHDSGQPEDAISLFDRALKIAADHPQAIYERSMVMITLGRVEDAVAGFSQLKTAGLSHPSISYNLGYCYLLQSAPDKAVVELSEHIEEPAKNPGYALILARAYYAMGDLPEVERFVNLALSLQPDFLEAKAVLAMCLQDNEDFDKAIGMAEEVLAQDPDNAEALGVKAYCSLNALDLSTAAQSFDAMIQAKPKSGRGWVGKGLLEMQQGDLAAAEGALEKGLENMPGHIGSWNVLAWCQILQGRMQEAEESLRRASEIDDRFGETYGALAVIRALTQDYAEARLLARKATRLDKDSFSGHFARALCDQGENNPEQAQQIMHRLMNAPIDDKGRKLIDILPQFIRH, encoded by the coding sequence ATGTCAGTCTCCGACTTGGCGGAAAAAATCGCGCGCCTCAAGCGTTTTCTCGAACAAGATGAAAACAACCTGAATCTGTTGTTGGACTTGGGGCGCGCGTTGCATGACAGCGGCCAGCCTGAAGACGCTATTTCGCTCTTTGACCGCGCATTAAAAATTGCGGCGGACCACCCCCAGGCGATTTATGAACGCTCGATGGTCATGATCACATTGGGACGAGTTGAAGATGCGGTAGCGGGCTTCTCCCAGCTTAAAACAGCAGGGCTGTCTCACCCGAGCATTAGCTACAATCTAGGTTACTGTTACCTCCTGCAATCAGCGCCGGATAAGGCGGTCGTTGAACTGAGCGAGCATATTGAAGAGCCTGCAAAGAATCCCGGTTACGCATTAATCCTCGCGCGAGCTTATTACGCCATGGGCGACCTGCCTGAGGTAGAGCGCTTTGTAAATCTAGCGCTGTCTCTCCAGCCGGACTTCTTAGAAGCCAAAGCTGTTTTAGCAATGTGTCTGCAAGACAATGAAGACTTTGATAAAGCGATAGGCATGGCAGAGGAAGTGTTGGCCCAAGACCCAGACAACGCGGAAGCATTGGGCGTTAAGGCATATTGCTCCCTCAATGCGTTGGATCTGAGTACAGCAGCGCAAAGCTTTGACGCAATGATACAGGCCAAGCCGAAAAGTGGGCGCGGATGGGTTGGCAAAGGCCTTTTGGAAATGCAGCAGGGTGATTTGGCCGCCGCTGAGGGCGCGTTAGAAAAAGGGCTTGAAAATATGCCTGGTCATATCGGCTCTTGGAACGTACTGGCTTGGTGCCAGATTTTACAGGGGCGGATGCAGGAAGCTGAAGAAAGTTTACGCCGCGCCAGCGAAATCGATGACCGTTTTGGCGAAACCTACGGCGCCCTGGCGGTTATTAGAGCGTTAACACAGGATTATGCGGAAGCGCGTTTACTGGCGCGCAAGGCGACTCGACTGGATAAGGACTCCTTCTCGGGACACTTCGCCCGCGCTTTATGTGACCAAGGCGAAAATAATCCAGAGCAGGCGCAACAGATTATGCATCGCCTTATGAATGCTCCTATTGATGATAAAGGGCGTAAGCTGATCGATATTCTTCCTCAGTTTATCCGTCATTGA
- a CDS encoding flagellar basal body protein, which yields MNKSLDAAQLQQRLIAQNVANASTEGYRAMSLNFKAALQHIDAVANSSLNDADKVDRINNVNFNQFVSLEETAAKVELDEQILALNKNVINYQALLTAKSKLGGIMKLAINGGR from the coding sequence TTGAATAAATCGTTAGATGCGGCGCAGCTACAGCAGCGTTTAATCGCCCAAAACGTGGCTAATGCGTCGACAGAAGGCTATAGAGCCATGTCTCTTAACTTTAAGGCCGCTCTGCAACATATCGACGCAGTCGCCAACAGCAGCTTGAATGATGCGGATAAGGTTGACCGCATTAACAACGTGAATTTCAACCAGTTCGTCTCTCTGGAAGAAACGGCGGCGAAAGTTGAGCTGGATGAGCAAATCCTGGCGCTGAATAAAAATGTCATCAACTACCAGGCGCTGCTAACCGCTAAATCGAAGTTAGGCGGAATTATGAAACTGGCTATTAATGGGGGACGTTAA
- a CDS encoding flagellar biosynthesis protein FlhA — MMNRPSMASLLGTRSELALVLGMVGILLVLFTPIPSQLLDVLLIINFSFGLLILLLTFFVDKPLGFSTFPSLLLIATLFRLSLNIAATRLILSDGDAGDVINAIGTYVVGGNYVIGLVVFLILIVVQYVVVTNGAQRVAEVAARFTLDSMPGKQMSIDADMNMGLIDEKEARERRQNIEREASFYGAMDGASKFVKGDAIAGILIILIDIIGGLTVGIAQRGLSWGEALHSYTLLTVGDGIVTQIPALVISTATGIIITRAATDAFLGDEISRQVTRYPKSLVIVTLGLLALLLLPGIPALPIFIVASLMAALVVYAFKQNKYQEAEDSVEDQEDAEKDIYEELKVEPLEISLGPAIAGYLGASEGALMDEIKRLRKQLALELGFVLPNVKIYQTDRNNEREYKVCVHGAQVAEGELYSDRILAISAQDLTDKLPGVSVKDPTYGLPAVWIEENLKEKARQLNCTLVDPLTVMLTHVNETVRSQAPALLTRSETEKLMGRVRTAQSSLYEELVPNTLTLSDIQKVLQQLLQEKVSIRNIELIAEALVDAGKVSKDHEQLADQVRQKLGAEICQDLVAQDRYLHVMSLDPGVEQLMQSGIRVTEQGASLYIDPKLTEQVLSSMARQVEKMMSAGLKPVLITSPGIRRHIRKLSSRLLPHLTVLALTEVPVGMNIKSFSIVEVDRGLINRATNKERKES; from the coding sequence ATGATGAATAGACCATCGATGGCTTCATTGCTGGGAACACGCAGCGAGCTTGCGCTTGTATTGGGAATGGTGGGCATACTGCTGGTGCTTTTTACGCCTATTCCTTCGCAGCTATTGGATGTGCTGCTCATTATTAATTTCAGTTTTGGTTTGTTGATCCTTTTATTAACTTTCTTTGTTGATAAACCACTGGGATTCTCAACCTTTCCTTCTTTATTGCTTATCGCAACGCTCTTCAGGCTGTCTCTCAATATCGCCGCAACACGACTTATTTTGTCTGATGGCGATGCCGGCGATGTGATTAACGCCATCGGCACTTATGTTGTTGGCGGTAACTACGTTATAGGGCTTGTCGTTTTTCTCATATTGATTGTCGTTCAGTATGTGGTGGTCACCAATGGCGCCCAAAGGGTGGCGGAAGTAGCCGCTCGATTTACCTTGGATAGTATGCCGGGTAAACAAATGAGCATTGATGCTGACATGAACATGGGGCTCATTGATGAAAAAGAGGCTCGAGAAAGGCGTCAGAATATTGAGCGCGAAGCCAGTTTTTATGGGGCAATGGACGGCGCCAGTAAGTTTGTGAAAGGCGACGCCATTGCGGGTATTTTAATAATTCTGATCGACATCATTGGCGGGTTGACTGTTGGGATTGCGCAGCGAGGCCTTAGCTGGGGCGAGGCGCTTCACAGCTATACTTTGCTGACAGTCGGGGACGGCATTGTTACTCAGATCCCCGCACTGGTTATTTCCACTGCCACAGGCATTATCATCACCCGCGCAGCGACAGACGCATTTCTCGGTGATGAAATATCCAGGCAGGTCACTCGTTATCCAAAGAGCCTTGTCATTGTTACTCTGGGGTTGCTTGCATTATTGCTCCTGCCAGGAATCCCTGCGCTCCCGATTTTTATTGTCGCATCACTGATGGCTGCGTTGGTGGTGTATGCCTTCAAACAGAACAAGTACCAGGAAGCTGAGGATAGCGTCGAAGATCAGGAAGATGCGGAAAAGGATATTTATGAAGAGCTGAAAGTCGAACCTTTGGAGATTTCTCTTGGGCCTGCTATCGCTGGATATCTAGGGGCGAGTGAAGGCGCTTTGATGGATGAAATCAAAAGGCTCCGCAAACAGCTGGCGCTTGAGCTGGGATTCGTTTTGCCGAATGTGAAGATATATCAGACAGATCGCAATAATGAACGTGAATATAAAGTCTGCGTGCATGGCGCCCAAGTGGCGGAAGGTGAGTTGTACTCAGATCGAATATTGGCGATCAGTGCACAGGACTTGACGGATAAATTACCTGGGGTGTCGGTGAAAGACCCTACCTATGGGCTGCCGGCGGTCTGGATAGAAGAGAATTTAAAAGAAAAAGCGCGGCAGCTTAACTGTACTTTGGTTGATCCGTTGACAGTGATGTTAACTCATGTGAATGAAACCGTCAGGTCGCAAGCGCCGGCCCTTTTAACCCGGTCAGAAACAGAAAAACTGATGGGAAGAGTACGTACAGCGCAGTCCTCTTTGTATGAAGAGCTGGTTCCCAATACGTTGACGCTCTCCGATATTCAAAAAGTCCTGCAGCAATTGCTGCAGGAAAAAGTGTCTATCAGAAACATTGAGCTTATTGCAGAGGCGTTGGTCGACGCAGGTAAAGTGAGTAAGGACCATGAGCAGTTAGCGGATCAAGTGAGGCAAAAGCTTGGCGCCGAAATCTGCCAGGATTTGGTTGCGCAGGACCGTTACCTTCATGTTATGAGTTTGGATCCGGGAGTTGAGCAGCTGATGCAGTCCGGCATCAGAGTGACGGAACAAGGTGCGTCTTTATATATCGATCCGAAGTTGACGGAGCAGGTGTTAAGCAGCATGGCTCGTCAGGTTGAGAAAATGATGTCAGCCGGCTTGAAGCCTGTGCTGATTACCTCACCTGGTATTCGCCGGCATATAAGAAAACTGTCAAGTCGACTATTGCCTCATCTTACTGTGTTGGCGTTAACCGAGGTTCCTGTCGGTATGAACATCAAATCGTTTTCTATTGTGGAAGTCGATCGTGGCTTGATTAACCGCGCGACGAATAAAGAAAGGAAGGAAAGTTAA
- the fliE gene encoding flagellar hook-basal body complex protein FliE, translating to MTVEAILGVGAIGESSLLQKSAKTSGVSFADWLGGEVQQVNQQIAAADSAARSLATGDAENLHQVMIALDKAQLSMSLMVEVRNRLLESYQEVMRMSI from the coding sequence ATGACAGTTGAAGCAATATTGGGTGTCGGCGCAATTGGGGAAAGCTCGCTTCTTCAAAAATCCGCCAAGACGAGCGGTGTTTCTTTTGCTGACTGGCTTGGCGGTGAAGTCCAGCAGGTTAACCAACAGATAGCCGCCGCTGACAGCGCTGCAAGATCTTTGGCTACTGGAGACGCCGAAAATCTGCATCAGGTGATGATAGCTTTAGATAAAGCGCAGCTATCCATGAGCCTGATGGTTGAAGTGAGAAATCGCCTTCTTGAGAGCTATCAAGAAGTGATGAGAATGTCTATTTAA
- the flgC gene encoding flagellar basal body rod protein FlgC — protein MDYLQVFDISGSGLDFQKLRLQAVATNLANVYSTTSKAGASFKPLMAVATAEQTGGALRGVGDMQLVERDVEPRLKYDPAHPHANAEGYVEMPAINPVDEMTSMMLATRAYEANISVMSAAKTMALKALEIGS, from the coding sequence ATGGATTACTTGCAAGTTTTTGACATTAGCGGCTCTGGACTTGATTTCCAAAAGCTCCGGCTGCAAGCGGTTGCGACGAATCTGGCCAATGTGTATTCCACTACGTCGAAGGCCGGCGCTTCCTTTAAGCCTCTTATGGCTGTCGCGACGGCTGAGCAGACTGGCGGCGCTCTGCGAGGGGTCGGAGATATGCAGTTGGTGGAAAGAGACGTTGAGCCTCGCTTGAAATACGACCCTGCGCACCCTCATGCGAATGCCGAGGGGTATGTGGAAATGCCCGCGATTAATCCAGTCGATGAAATGACCTCCATGATGCTGGCTACCCGCGCATATGAAGCCAATATCAGCGTCATGAGCGCAGCGAAAACGATGGCGTTGAAAGCACTGGAAATAGGAAGTTAA